The following proteins come from a genomic window of Nitrososphaerales archaeon:
- a CDS encoding nucleotidyl transferase AbiEii/AbiGii toxin family protein, which translates to MLDITQRMLRNWADEVGISDLSLVEQDVRVSYALKEITENDLLRPLLCLKGGTAINKLYLKDTSRLSVDLDFNHLGDKDTVARQRPDVRKEIISVLARSDPNYQFTITRRDWYQTTIQAVYKPLFGLPSARLKIEVSHVERFPILNTKIRPFKLIDSGESCNVKTYSIDELVSTKLRALFTRARGRDIYDIHQASGIHLNKKLVRKMFIYYLFRVGKAYNSKLDYNKLKERLDKKQYVDDVTGYIRQGIHFSLDRAAMTLAKNLQFLNKLDELDQNFLLLARKLKGEAIPKVRINVIGNIKNPLNYIFQDTAITQQARKVTVGDIVPWQQRKRF; encoded by the coding sequence ATGCTAGATATCACACAGCGAATGTTAAGGAACTGGGCCGATGAAGTAGGAATTTCTGACCTATCATTGGTTGAGCAAGATGTTAGAGTTTCCTATGCATTAAAGGAAATCACTGAGAACGATCTTCTGAGGCCTCTTTTATGCCTAAAAGGTGGTACGGCGATAAACAAGCTTTATCTCAAGGATACCTCAAGGCTTTCAGTCGATCTAGACTTTAATCATTTGGGAGATAAGGATACGGTTGCAAGGCAAAGACCAGATGTAAGAAAGGAGATCATCAGCGTACTTGCTAGGAGCGATCCAAACTACCAGTTCACAATCACAAGGAGAGACTGGTATCAAACCACCATACAAGCCGTATACAAACCCTTATTTGGATTGCCTAGCGCAAGGCTGAAGATTGAGGTTTCCCACGTAGAAAGGTTCCCAATACTCAACACCAAAATAAGACCATTCAAGTTAATTGATTCAGGAGAATCATGCAACGTTAAGACATATTCAATAGACGAACTTGTATCAACAAAATTACGAGCCTTATTCACAAGAGCTAGAGGAAGAGATATTTACGATATACATCAGGCAAGTGGGATACATCTGAATAAAAAACTTGTAAGGAAGATGTTCATCTACTATCTTTTCAGGGTTGGCAAAGCGTATAATTCAAAACTTGATTATAACAAATTGAAAGAAAGATTAGATAAGAAACAGTATGTCGATGATGTTACCGGTTATATCAGACAGGGAATCCACTTCTCCTTAGACAGGGCTGCTATGACCCTAGCTAAGAACTTGCAGTTTCTTAACAAGCTAGATGAATTAGATCAGAATTTTCTGTTGCTGGCAAGGAAACTGAAAGGGGAGGCGATACCTAAAGTTAGAATTAATGTTATAGGCAACATTAAAAATCCATTAAATTATATTTTTCAAGACACGGCTATTACGCAGCAAGCTAGAAAGGTAACTGTTGGGGACATAGTTCCTTGGCAACAACGCAAAAGGTTCTAG
- a CDS encoding calcium-binding protein, whose protein sequence is MGLKNMQRELKKIAEEATTDCYNEYEQIGSWCAYLEDKIQLPCGCKVGRKEGLLIGFDTNKSGSALLAVVKFDMNEYKVAAETVTLFDKRTSKYLEAFKEWL, encoded by the coding sequence TTGGGTTTGAAGAATATGCAACGCGAATTAAAGAAGATAGCAGAAGAAGCTACTACTGACTGTTATAATGAATACGAGCAGATAGGCAGCTGGTGTGCTTACCTAGAGGATAAGATACAACTTCCATGCGGCTGCAAAGTAGGTCGAAAGGAGGGCTTGCTGATCGGCTTCGATACCAATAAGAGTGGCTCTGCTCTTCTTGCAGTAGTCAAGTTTGATATGAATGAATACAAAGTAGCCGCTGAGACAGTAACACTGTTTGACAAAAGAACTTCCAAGTACTTGGAAGCATTCAAAGAGTGGCTTTGA
- the cas5 gene encoding CRISPR-associated protein Cas5: MLEGFSAFFKHPLTISGTQISMPTPSYSTILGLISACAGKTITYKDTRIGFEFRCSSSDVELERTERMLINDKGELKPHRKGQGILKRHIYFRPKLDLYLTNIDLKESFENPASTPCLGRSQDIAWINFVKEIELIPRQVGFLGSTMIPFIQENISGLILKCPEWFNNTIEGRTRIAGPFGHYQAMLPTTNNRFHVSIPELYHPSDATSEDDVIYLHRWIEA, translated from the coding sequence ATGTTAGAAGGATTCAGCGCTTTCTTCAAACATCCACTAACTATAAGTGGGACACAAATAAGTATGCCCACACCGTCATACAGCACAATTTTAGGATTAATAAGTGCATGTGCAGGAAAAACTATTACGTATAAAGATACCAGGATAGGTTTCGAGTTCAGGTGCAGCTCAAGTGATGTGGAACTTGAACGAACTGAGCGTATGTTAATTAATGACAAAGGTGAATTGAAACCACATAGGAAAGGTCAGGGCATCTTAAAACGTCACATATATTTCCGACCTAAACTGGATCTATATCTTACGAATATCGATCTAAAAGAATCTTTTGAAAATCCTGCATCGACACCATGTCTCGGCAGGTCACAAGATATCGCTTGGATAAATTTTGTTAAAGAAATCGAACTAATACCTAGGCAGGTTGGATTTTTGGGTTCTACGATGATTCCTTTTATACAAGAAAACATATCAGGACTGATTCTAAAATGCCCAGAATGGTTTAACAACACAATAGAGGGGCGAACCAGAATTGCAGGACCATTTGGTCACTATCAAGCAATGCTTCCAACCACCAACAACCGCTTCCACGTATCAATACCAGAATTGTATCATCCTTCCGATGCTACCTCTGAGGATGATGTAATATACCTACATAGATGGATTGAAGCATGA
- the cas4 gene encoding CRISPR-associated protein Cas4 produces MALKKIVKDSEDSLWAYTDASESTITVTDIKHYFYCPKIIYFDKVIRAEPRFTAQQTESKMKHDKIEEKDSRRKGGVFYSKELQNAEKSFKVHMHSPILKLEGVLDCLLKNGKEMIPIDYKYTVSKKGNPWPDHKYQITAYALLVEETYDTIVRRGFVYYVPEELTVEIRITESMKTYLKRIITSTANIIESEEEPDARIPPSRCSGGCGFLWICGGIRARK; encoded by the coding sequence ATGGCTTTGAAAAAGATCGTTAAGGATTCTGAAGACAGCCTCTGGGCATATACAGATGCAAGTGAATCTACGATTACAGTTACAGATATCAAACATTATTTTTACTGCCCCAAGATAATTTATTTTGATAAGGTAATTCGTGCTGAGCCGCGTTTTACAGCACAGCAAACAGAGTCAAAAATGAAACATGATAAGATAGAGGAGAAGGATAGCAGAAGGAAAGGGGGTGTATTTTACTCGAAGGAACTTCAAAATGCAGAGAAATCATTCAAGGTGCATATGCATTCTCCGATATTAAAGCTCGAGGGAGTCTTGGATTGCTTGCTAAAAAATGGTAAGGAAATGATACCCATAGATTACAAGTATACTGTATCCAAGAAGGGTAATCCTTGGCCTGATCACAAGTATCAGATCACCGCGTATGCCTTACTCGTTGAGGAAACTTATGATACGATAGTTAGAAGGGGGTTTGTGTATTATGTTCCTGAAGAATTAACGGTAGAGATTAGGATAACCGAGAGTATGAAGACATATCTCAAGAGAATAATTACATCTACTGCGAATATAATCGAGTCTGAAGAGGAACCAGATGCTAGAATTCCTCCTTCAAGGTGCAGTGGAGGATGTGGTTTTCTGTGGATATGTGGAGGTATACGGGCTAGAAAATAG
- a CDS encoding SWIM zinc finger family protein — protein MVNSSEIKRIYGEETYRSGKQYYDDGHVVTAVKLKDVVVGEILGISKYNTVVNLSRVHSTCSCPVGTNCKHGVALTLQYLSGEFIDGDEITQSLQRIDRSGILNVLEKLFKEDPSILLKIRGLVAPSEKRNGAPRQRMVISVEKQVRGMLKHLEREYGDKQFADTRYIY, from the coding sequence TTGGTAAATAGCTCAGAGATTAAAAGAATCTATGGTGAAGAAACCTACAGAAGCGGCAAGCAGTACTATGACGATGGGCATGTGGTGACTGCGGTTAAGCTGAAGGACGTAGTTGTGGGAGAGATCTTAGGCATCTCAAAATACAACACCGTTGTGAATTTAAGCAGAGTCCACAGCACATGCAGCTGCCCAGTGGGAACGAACTGCAAGCATGGTGTAGCACTCACGCTACAGTACTTGAGTGGAGAGTTCATAGATGGGGATGAAATAACGCAATCTTTACAACGCATTGACAGATCAGGGATCCTGAATGTCCTAGAGAAGCTGTTTAAGGAAGATCCTTCAATCTTGCTCAAGATACGAGGTCTTGTAGCACCATCAGAGAAGAGGAACGGAGCACCCCGTCAGAGGATGGTAATTTCTGTCGAGAAGCAAGTAAGGGGCATGTTAAAGCATTTGGAAAGGGAATATGGCGATAAGCAATTTGCTGATACACGCTATATTTATTAG
- a CDS encoding transposase, producing MLALDAAAWLKEYTSRLSLSYNQQKLLARYVTGLIASTNKTVSGISSIFIKQSRISMNRLMTECPWDTSKVNMERLEELQKHNETRWSKDGILIIDDTIMEKEGKEIPYVGKFYDHSQNRFVDGHCIVSTHYADHKTSYAIDYRLYLKKGNDGFKTMIELAKELIEQYRFFIPARTLVWDTWYTCKEMVEYVEGMDKFWIGAGRSNMLVKVNRKYVTVEEWADSIDSKKFHEVEVNERKFRCITNICT from the coding sequence ATGCTTGCTCTTGATGCAGCGGCATGGCTTAAAGAATATACGAGCAGGTTGAGTTTGAGTTACAATCAGCAGAAACTGCTTGCCAGGTATGTTACTGGTCTGATCGCTTCTACTAACAAAACAGTATCTGGCATAAGTTCGATATTCATAAAGCAGAGCAGGATATCCATGAACAGGCTGATGACAGAATGCCCATGGGATACAAGCAAGGTCAATATGGAGAGGCTTGAGGAACTGCAGAAACATAATGAGACCAGATGGAGCAAAGATGGCATCCTTATCATCGATGATACCATAATGGAGAAGGAAGGGAAGGAGATACCGTACGTTGGAAAGTTCTACGACCATTCGCAGAACAGATTCGTTGATGGACACTGCATTGTAAGCACACACTATGCTGACCATAAGACAAGTTATGCGATAGACTACAGGCTCTATCTGAAGAAGGGCAACGATGGGTTCAAGACAATGATAGAACTGGCGAAGGAGCTCATAGAACAGTACAGGTTCTTTATACCCGCACGAACGCTCGTATGGGACACGTGGTATACGTGTAAGGAGATGGTAGAGTATGTGGAAGGCATGGACAAGTTCTGGATAGGTGCAGGGAGGTCAAATATGCTTGTCAAGGTTAACAGGAAATATGTCACGGTTGAGGAATGGGCAGATTCCATAGACAGCAAAAAGTTCCATGAAGTAGAGGTTAATGAAAGGAAGTTCAGGTGTATAACAAACATCTGTACGTAA
- a CDS encoding type IV toxin-antitoxin system AbiEi family antitoxin — protein MISKQISLSHVEQTVYFLSLRLGKRIVNTDFISSHLHISKNYAKDLLYSLAKKDAAVKLAKGTYLLVHPEILYGRKGFSEDPLLIIDEFMSELERSYYVAYISAANLHGIAHQLPFTLHVAVTKRRRNIRASGISIRFVTVKKDRFFGIQDMKYSDRKLKASDLEKTVLDCLERPELCGSISDVAVMIYDSAERIEWKKLVDYAKMFNNRALLQRLGCILEKLMRQGLNVDKKVVASLHKLLDKKFVYPLEPKLPKKGKLNRNWMIIENVKIVK, from the coding sequence ATGATATCAAAACAAATATCGCTAAGTCACGTGGAGCAGACGGTATACTTTCTTAGCCTAAGGCTTGGCAAGAGAATAGTTAACACTGATTTTATATCTTCCCATTTACACATTTCCAAAAATTATGCTAAAGATCTGCTTTACAGTTTAGCAAAGAAGGATGCAGCTGTTAAGCTTGCAAAGGGTACATACCTGCTTGTGCATCCAGAGATCTTATACGGCAGGAAAGGCTTCAGTGAAGACCCATTATTAATAATCGATGAGTTTATGTCTGAACTGGAAAGAAGTTACTATGTAGCATACATAAGTGCAGCAAATCTGCATGGTATAGCACATCAACTGCCATTCACCCTTCATGTAGCGGTAACAAAAAGAAGGAGAAACATTAGAGCATCTGGAATATCTATAAGGTTTGTAACTGTGAAAAAGGATAGATTCTTTGGCATCCAAGATATGAAATACTCTGACAGAAAACTGAAGGCATCAGATCTTGAAAAGACCGTACTTGACTGCTTGGAAAGGCCAGAGCTTTGTGGTAGTATTAGCGATGTTGCAGTGATGATCTACGATTCTGCTGAAAGGATAGAATGGAAGAAATTAGTTGATTATGCAAAGATGTTTAACAATAGAGCACTTCTGCAACGGTTAGGCTGCATATTGGAAAAACTGATGCGTCAAGGATTGAATGTAGATAAAAAAGTAGTTGCAAGTCTACATAAGCTGTTGGATAAAAAATTCGTTTATCCGCTAGAGCCTAAGCTACCCAAAAAGGGGAAGTTGAATCGTAACTGGATGATAATTGAAAATGTCAAGATAGTGAAATAA
- the cas3 gene encoding CRISPR-associated helicase Cas3' — translation MTQVILAKSSGETLVEHTFHCLNVAETLLKLLPLDENTVHRLRNDLLLSLAIHDVGKAAVGFQKVLRNELEGWGKRHEIISAAFGSAIADLSEEALLAVLTHHKSLPSDGIESDIGCLPLEQIPWEDDLTEIWNEMAKEWVSNFSSFSIAWKQICQRIKREDLAENIKLSSLRVDKAWLRRNKQRKTKSFKQRYYASLLRGLVITCDHLGSQRIIPQPIPMLKDFKLPDVKFHAFQEKAAKTYGNVMLRAPTGSGKTIAALLWARTNQKNNGRLFYVLPNIASINAMFRLLQTNYGKGCVGLLHSRAASSLYSMIDNDQSSKLHNQKYARALSSLAREMWFPIRVCTPHQILRYSLRGKGWETMLAEFPNSIFIFDEIHAYDPRITGLTLATAKHLLSWNAMCMFLSATLPEFLQKLIEEELGNVPLIEPDISDPRDKVILDQKRHFVQIKEGNILSRIDSIVDKIEQAKSTLIVCNHVPTSQRVFQEVEKHLGETQVKLLHSRFARRDRNRIEQEITKGDPPKVLVATQVVEVSLDIDFEQAFLEPAPIDALIQRMGRVNRRGERKPAMVGIFKEQFHDFPIYNNDLVKRSLEEISNLSNPLSENDLIEASNRVYSAGYQGDDKIIYEEGLNHPDIKDFERNILAGAHQQWVEQIIDKSDGTLEILPALLKDEYNEKEDRGLLLEANDLLVPVRVGSVQKIKKYLDTTKDIWIINQPYSERLGLSFDGEYME, via the coding sequence ATGACACAAGTGATACTAGCGAAGTCCTCAGGTGAGACATTAGTAGAACACACTTTTCATTGTTTAAATGTGGCAGAAACACTACTCAAATTACTTCCACTTGACGAAAACACCGTACACAGATTGCGCAATGACCTACTACTATCACTCGCAATACATGATGTGGGCAAAGCTGCTGTGGGATTTCAGAAAGTTTTACGAAATGAGTTAGAAGGTTGGGGTAAAAGACATGAAATAATATCTGCTGCTTTTGGCTCAGCAATTGCAGATCTTAGTGAAGAAGCATTACTAGCAGTTTTAACGCACCACAAAAGTCTACCATCTGACGGAATTGAATCAGATATAGGTTGTTTACCTCTAGAACAGATTCCATGGGAAGATGATTTAACAGAAATCTGGAATGAAATGGCGAAGGAATGGGTTTCAAATTTTTCAAGTTTTTCGATTGCTTGGAAACAAATATGTCAGCGAATTAAACGTGAAGACTTGGCAGAGAACATAAAACTCAGTTCATTAAGAGTGGATAAGGCGTGGTTAAGAAGAAACAAACAGCGAAAGACTAAATCCTTCAAGCAGAGATATTACGCATCTCTTCTGCGAGGGTTGGTGATCACTTGTGATCACCTTGGTAGCCAACGAATAATTCCACAACCAATTCCGATGCTGAAGGATTTCAAATTGCCTGATGTTAAATTCCACGCCTTTCAGGAAAAAGCAGCAAAGACTTATGGGAACGTTATGCTAAGAGCACCTACTGGTTCGGGAAAGACTATTGCCGCACTTTTGTGGGCACGAACTAATCAAAAGAACAATGGACGACTCTTTTATGTGTTGCCAAATATCGCCAGCATAAATGCTATGTTCAGACTACTTCAAACGAATTATGGGAAAGGATGTGTTGGGCTACTACATTCTCGTGCGGCATCTTCGTTATATAGTATGATTGATAATGATCAAAGTTCCAAATTACACAATCAAAAATATGCTCGCGCACTAAGCTCACTAGCTAGAGAGATGTGGTTCCCTATACGTGTATGTACGCCTCATCAAATCTTACGATACTCTCTTCGAGGGAAAGGCTGGGAAACGATGTTAGCAGAATTTCCAAATTCCATTTTTATATTTGACGAGATACATGCCTATGATCCACGAATTACTGGATTAACTTTGGCTACAGCAAAACATTTGCTTTCCTGGAACGCTATGTGTATGTTCTTGTCGGCTACATTGCCAGAATTTTTACAAAAATTGATAGAGGAAGAACTTGGGAATGTCCCGTTGATAGAACCGGATATTTCTGACCCCCGTGACAAGGTTATATTGGATCAAAAACGACATTTCGTTCAGATAAAAGAAGGCAACATATTATCTAGAATTGATTCTATAGTTGACAAAATAGAACAAGCAAAGTCTACCCTTATAGTATGCAATCACGTTCCAACATCGCAAAGAGTATTCCAAGAAGTTGAAAAACATCTAGGAGAAACTCAAGTAAAGTTATTACATAGTAGATTTGCCAGGAGAGACAGAAATAGAATAGAACAAGAAATCACTAAGGGAGATCCACCAAAAGTTCTAGTTGCCACGCAAGTGGTCGAGGTTAGTCTGGACATAGATTTTGAACAAGCATTTTTGGAACCTGCACCTATAGATGCACTAATTCAGCGTATGGGAAGAGTTAACAGAAGAGGAGAACGAAAACCAGCAATGGTTGGCATATTTAAAGAACAGTTTCACGATTTTCCTATCTACAACAATGACTTAGTAAAAAGATCATTAGAAGAAATTAGCAACTTATCAAATCCATTAAGTGAGAATGATCTTATCGAGGCATCAAATAGAGTTTATTCCGCAGGCTATCAGGGCGATGACAAGATAATATATGAAGAAGGTCTTAATCATCCAGATATAAAAGACTTTGAAAGGAATATCTTAGCGGGTGCACATCAACAATGGGTTGAACAAATTATTGATAAATCCGATGGCACCTTGGAAATACTTCCTGCGTTATTAAAAGATGAATATAATGAGAAGGAGGATCGAGGTCTACTGCTAGAAGCTAATGATCTTCTAGTACCTGTGCGTGTTGGTTCTGTTCAGAAAATAAAAAAATACCTGGATACCACTAAAGACATCTGGATCATAAATCAACCATACTCTGAGAGACTCGGTCTTTCATTTGATGGTGAATATATGGAATGA
- the cas7i gene encoding type I-B CRISPR-associated protein Cas7/Cst2/DevR produces the protein MTDSTKTTHIAGTFLIEASGSFLNGAGLGEGEDRNVTVPKTFRDGQYRVPYVSSQAWKRWLRNTLIEETGWPPSVLKAIDLSARGTTSKIAGELNPVDFAEDDIFGYMRAEKGQGRSPDEDEIEEDESKKGSAGRRTKAVMRASPLAASILVSLRKTGWQGRDEGFVHLKEGTPLPYTTEFYNTHLQGVFCLNYSRLGVFWNVGDRIELDEDKAEEFLKSKKIRVKEDKGEAGKIYEMVDANNKRKERTTELLKALSKMRGGAKQAQFATDVSPKVLIMAGLTCGNPVFNDLFTDDIKGPALKIDTLKELVTDYSDRFTTPIFIGIRAGYLKNEEEVKALHNKNENGVKYMVTTPICAAEEISKLLP, from the coding sequence ATGACAGACTCTACTAAAACAACTCACATAGCTGGCACATTTTTGATAGAGGCTTCGGGTTCGTTTCTAAATGGGGCAGGCTTAGGAGAAGGAGAAGACAGGAATGTTACGGTGCCAAAGACGTTTCGTGATGGTCAGTATCGGGTACCATATGTATCGTCACAAGCGTGGAAAAGATGGTTACGCAACACATTGATTGAAGAAACCGGTTGGCCACCAAGTGTACTTAAGGCCATCGATTTAAGTGCGAGAGGTACAACCAGCAAGATTGCTGGAGAGCTGAATCCAGTTGATTTTGCTGAGGATGATATTTTTGGCTACATGCGTGCAGAAAAGGGTCAAGGAAGAAGCCCTGATGAAGATGAAATCGAGGAAGACGAGTCTAAGAAGGGTTCTGCCGGTCGCAGAACAAAGGCTGTTATGCGGGCATCGCCACTTGCTGCATCAATATTAGTTTCGTTAAGGAAAACTGGTTGGCAGGGACGAGATGAAGGCTTCGTTCATCTCAAAGAAGGTACGCCACTACCTTATACAACTGAATTTTATAATACGCATTTACAGGGTGTTTTCTGCTTAAATTATTCTAGGCTAGGTGTGTTTTGGAACGTGGGCGATCGTATAGAGTTGGACGAAGATAAAGCAGAAGAATTTCTTAAAAGTAAAAAAATACGCGTGAAGGAAGACAAAGGAGAAGCTGGGAAAATCTATGAAATGGTAGATGCTAACAATAAAAGAAAAGAAAGAACGACTGAACTATTAAAGGCATTATCTAAGATGCGAGGGGGTGCTAAACAAGCTCAATTTGCGACTGATGTATCGCCAAAAGTTCTTATCATGGCTGGATTAACTTGTGGAAATCCAGTGTTTAACGATCTTTTTACAGACGATATCAAAGGTCCAGCATTGAAAATAGATACGTTGAAAGAGCTAGTAACAGATTATTCTGATAGATTCACCACGCCAATATTCATAGGAATTCGTGCAGGTTATTTGAAGAACGAAGAGGAAGTCAAAGCATTGCACAATAAAAACGAGAACGGCGTAAAATACATGGTCACCACTCCTATTTGTGCTGCAGAAGAAATAAGCAAGCTGCTGCCATAG
- a CDS encoding SEC-C metal-binding domain-containing protein, whose protein sequence is MKIGSRKMSRHCSPTFGPEGFDRLSRVVLDRELDEWARDAAARAIMVIANKSMDSDLRKKAVACLRQAISNERDLHTRSLLLLEFTEMKDIDSLPFIKSLFDNQMIHPMVTTFAEVKDIYSGSYDDLLHIYRDTKDPMDYFRPRKYVEKLPLLAQDEAESAQDLKPITQDNAAKRRTRIGRNDPCPCGSGKKYKKCCLKIGT, encoded by the coding sequence ATGAAAATTGGCTCACGGAAGATGTCCCGTCACTGCTCGCCCACTTTTGGGCCAGAGGGATTCGATCGACTCTCGCGAGTGGTTTTGGACAGAGAACTCGACGAATGGGCCAGAGATGCAGCCGCAAGAGCCATTATGGTTATAGCTAATAAAAGCATGGATAGTGACCTACGGAAGAAGGCAGTCGCGTGTCTGAGGCAGGCCATCTCGAATGAGAGAGATCTTCATACGAGGAGCTTGCTTCTCTTGGAGTTTACGGAGATGAAGGATATTGATTCTCTTCCGTTCATAAAATCCCTCTTTGATAATCAGATGATACATCCTATGGTGACCACTTTTGCTGAAGTCAAGGATATATATTCTGGTTCATATGATGATCTATTGCATATCTATCGTGACACAAAGGATCCAATGGATTACTTCAGACCTAGAAAGTATGTAGAAAAACTGCCGCTTCTTGCGCAAGATGAAGCAGAGTCAGCACAAGATCTAAAGCCTATCACGCAGGATAATGCTGCAAAGAGGCGGACTAGGATAGGTAGAAACGATCCTTGTCCCTGTGGAAGTGGAAAGAAGTACAAGAAGTGTTGCCTGAAAATAGGCACTTGA
- a CDS encoding exonuclease domain-containing protein: MTEVYISVDIEASDPIEYSMLSLGACLVSNTERNFYVELKPINSNYTKEALEVSGLSMEHLQKYGRSPELAMKKFDEWARAIQGRPVLVAFNATFDWSFVNYYFHKYVGNNPFGISGLNIKAYYMGMMCKWGETMKRKIHDSFKSKRKHTHNA; encoded by the coding sequence GTGACTGAAGTTTACATTTCTGTTGATATAGAAGCGTCTGATCCGATTGAGTATAGCATGCTCTCCTTAGGCGCTTGCCTAGTTTCGAATACGGAAAGAAACTTCTATGTGGAATTGAAACCCATTAACAGTAATTACACAAAAGAAGCACTAGAAGTTTCTGGTCTATCAATGGAACACTTACAGAAATACGGCAGGTCACCAGAGCTTGCGATGAAGAAGTTTGACGAATGGGCAAGAGCAATCCAAGGAAGGCCTGTTCTTGTGGCATTTAACGCCACTTTTGACTGGAGCTTTGTGAACTATTATTTCCATAAATATGTTGGAAATAATCCTTTTGGCATAAGTGGTCTAAATATCAAGGCCTACTATATGGGAATGATGTGCAAATGGGGTGAAACGATGAAAAGGAAGATACATGATTCTTTCAAATCCAAGCGTAAGCATACGCATAACGCCTAG
- the cas6 gene encoding CRISPR-associated endoribonuclease Cas6, translated as MPFELELKMFAEKGVLLPSFTGYISRGLMLHMLRQVDPSISQKLHEPNVVKPYSVTPLRFRSIQKLKEGYILDKSYPCSFGIRFLNDALVKTAIDYFNENNKVMILDAPFYISSVNIKSKDFAKLISENSSIETFRLYFKTPTHFSTIGSKFDKLFPDPIMIFPNLMRIWDSCMSNYKQFGKEAHKEYKEWVKDNVGVSGHELRTLTVNGKSRKIGFVGWTAYRMKDDNNWCKVTSLLASLAEYSNIGSDRTAGFGVVRCVPFT; from the coding sequence TTGCCATTTGAACTTGAGTTGAAGATGTTTGCGGAGAAGGGAGTTTTACTGCCCTCGTTTACTGGTTATATTTCAAGAGGTTTGATGTTGCACATGCTAAGGCAGGTAGATCCATCAATTTCACAAAAATTACATGAGCCCAATGTGGTAAAACCTTATTCAGTTACCCCGCTTCGTTTCAGGTCTATTCAAAAGTTGAAGGAGGGGTATATTCTGGACAAATCATATCCTTGCTCTTTTGGTATTAGATTTCTAAATGATGCTTTAGTCAAGACTGCTATAGATTATTTTAATGAAAATAACAAAGTGATGATCCTAGATGCTCCCTTCTACATATCATCTGTGAACATAAAGTCAAAGGATTTTGCCAAGTTAATTTCCGAAAATTCAAGTATTGAAACATTTAGACTTTATTTCAAGACGCCAACACACTTCTCAACAATAGGTTCTAAATTCGATAAGTTATTTCCAGATCCTATAATGATATTTCCTAACCTTATGCGCATCTGGGATTCATGCATGTCAAACTATAAGCAGTTCGGGAAGGAAGCGCATAAAGAGTATAAAGAATGGGTTAAAGATAATGTTGGAGTTTCAGGGCATGAGCTGAGAACTCTAACTGTAAATGGTAAGTCAAGGAAGATAGGCTTTGTAGGATGGACTGCCTACAGAATGAAGGATGATAATAATTGGTGTAAAGTTACAAGCTTACTTGCAAGCCTTGCTGAATACTCAAATATTGGTTCGGATAGAACAGCAGGGTTTGGAGTTGTAAGATGCGTACCTTTTACATGA